One Williamsia phyllosphaerae genomic window, TCGAGGACGTCGAAGTCTTGGCGGTCGATGTTCTCCACGATCGCCGCCCACAGGACTGATTCCCGGTTGGTGGCGATGGTGTCGCGGATGACGACGTCCATGCCGGCGCGTTGGTAGTGGTGGCAGGCGGCGAGGCGCCGGCATCCGTTGACCACGACCCAACGCGCGGCGCCCAGCTGGGCCGCATCCTCGGGCCACAGAGCTAGCCACGCCGCACGCGTCACGACGGTGCCTGGTTGGAGTTGCCGTTCGGCGATGGTGGCGAGGTCCTCGAGGTTGCCCACCTCGGCACGCGGGTTACGCGGGTTCGCCACCAACTGTCCGAGGGGCACGTTCGCCCGAAACACCCCATCCGAGTTTGTCGGTGCATCGACGGTCGAGCTGTCCCCCACCGACCCGGCTAGGTCCGCGAGGTCGACACGCCCACCCCGCCCGCCGACCACTACTTAGCCCCCACTTCGAGTTCGAGGCACAGCCGCTGCACGTCTTCACGCGCTTGCAGCGCGACCCGGCTGGAGCCGTATTCGGTAACGACCCGCCCTTCGGCTGCGGCGCGGGCGTGCACCTTGTAGTGGCGGACCACGCTGCGGGCCAGCGGCCATCCGCGCGAGCGGACGAACGCTTGGGTCTGCTCGAGATCAGAGCGACCGTCTCGTGGGTCCCAGTCGTTGATCACCACCACATACGGGATGCCCAACGGTTCGATCACCTTCGTGATCGTCCGCGCCGTCGGATCGAACGCCAACGGCTCCGGAACGATCGGCACGATCACCAAATCCGCCGACCCCAACACCGCATCCAACGCGTAACCGGTGCCACCGTTGTCCGTCGCGCCCGGGGTGTCACCGATCCACCCAGGTGTGTCGACGATGACGTGATCGACACCCGGCAGATTCCGAAGCCGACCCAACATGCCGACGTCGTCGTGGGCTTGGGCGATCCGGAACGGCAGATCCGCGACCCGATCGGCCCACCACACCGCCGATCCCTGCGGGTCAATCGACACCGCCAACACCGGCGACACGCCTCGCTCCCCTGCCGGGTCGGTGAGGACGTCGGCCTTCACCGCGGCGAGGTTCATCGCCAACGTCGACTTGCCCACCCCGCCCTTTTGATTCATCACCACGTGCACACCCATGCTCTCCACCTCTCCGATCCATTCGTGAACTACCTGTCACCCGGCGCCTCGCGGCGTCGGGGTTTACCGCGGTAAACACCACCCGATGGCGGTCCTCGTTCGGACGGGGTGCGCCACGAGACATCGATCGAATACGGTTGTTTGAGAGCATGTTCGAACGACCACTGAGCACGACCTGGCCAAACATCGTCAGTCCGCAGACAGTCCGCAGCAGCACCGAAAGGGGCCATCACCGACAAACACCCACAACGGCGCTCACCAGCAGAAACAGTGAATTCTCAACTGCGTCAACAACACCAAACTCCCAGGTGCGCTCGTTCGGGACGAAGAGGTCGTGGGTTCGAATCCCGCCACCCCGACGTGTTGGTTGAGACACAGAAGAGGCCCTGACCAGGGAAACCCGGTCGGGGCTTCCTCGTTTCCGGAGTCGCTTCGATTCGCCGCCAGTCCGCAGAAGGAAGACTCCGGACACGTGGAGGCCCAACGGTCAGTTCCTTGGCATCGCGATGTCCGCGTGGCGCCGGCAAGCAGAACGTGGCAAAGCTTCGAGCGGCAACCTGCCTCGTCGATCAGAAAATGGGCCGCTCAGAAACACGAGGTCCGCTGCTGCCCTTGATCTCAGCGCAGCGCTCGTGCGTCACCCGAGTGGCGAGGTCCTGTCGCCGATCTTGTCCGTTGTCTCCAGCGGAACTCGAGTGGAGTTGAGAAACAGGCTGAGCAGACTGAACCACGCGATCGTCGCTATGTATTTGCGAGTCACGACGTCACCGAAGGTGGCGAGAAGCGCAGAGAGCGTGGAATCGGTCAACGATGCTGCCGACGAGTACATCTCGTCGGCCGCGCGGCAGAGAAGCACGTAGTCGTCGGCGATGCCCGTCACCGCACCGTCGGCAGAGATGGCCTCGATCTCGTCTGTACTGAGCCCGGCGTTGCGGGCCATCTGCTCATTGGCCTGCCACTCGTACGGCGCATGCAGCACACACGCCGCGCGCAAGATGATCACCTCCCGGTGCCGCGCATCGATGCCCGGGGTCGCGAACACCGCACGCACCATCCCTATCAGGGCCGGATACATGTCCTCCGTTCCGGCGAACATCTTCACCACGTTGAGAACTGAATCGGGGTCATATCCGTCGCCGACGATCGATCGGATGTCGCCGTCCGTGGGTAGCGGCACCGAGACCTGAGTGGAGTAGGGACCTGGCTTCGACATGAGTGCGCCTTTCTCGGAGACTCTGTATGCAATGTGTATACATTCGGTATACACGTTAAAGTTGACTCATGCCGCCCACCGACCGAGCACCAGGCGTCTACGACACGCTCCTCGAACGCATCGTCAGTTGGGATCTCCCACCCGGCGCAGTGTTGAGCGAAATCGAGCTGGCCGATCAGCTGTCGGTGTCTCGCACGCCGATCCGCGAAGCACTTGCCCGACTTCGTCGCGACGGGTTGGTAACGCAGTCCGCAGGCCGGTCGGCGGCGGTCGCCGCGGTGTCGGCGGAGACCGCGGTCGAGCTCTACCAGGCCCGTGAAGCCCTCGAGTCGTACGCCCTCATGCTCGTCGCCCAGACGAGAGTCCACGACACGTTCTCGGAATACGTGGACAGGTATCGGCAGCTCGCAGAATCCACGGAGATCGCCGCCGAGGACGTCTACGCCCTCTCCGGCGAGTTCGATGCCGCCGTTCGAGCAGCGTGCAACAACGCCTACCTGAGTCGACTGCTGAAGGAACTCTCGGTCCACACCGCGCGTCTACGGAATCTGGCCCGCGACAACCAGGATCGACTCCGCCGCAGCGTGACTCAGCGTATGGAGGTCGTCGCCGCGGTAGCCCGGGGCGACGGACCAGAGGCAGCCCGCCTGGATTCCCTACGGCTGGCCGACAGCCTCGCGGTCGTCATCGACGAACTGCTCGGCACCACCCAACAGCCCCCGAGGAGCGAACCACTCGGCCGCAATCTTCGTTGATGCCGGCGATCGCGTCCGAAGATCGCCGAGCGGACCGGTCGAGCTGCGTCGAATCAGTTGAGCAGTTTCGCCAGGAGTCTCTGGAGTTCCGCCTGCTCACTGGTGTCGAGACGTGCAAGCCACTCGTCGAATCTCGCCGAGAGGATCTTCAGCGCTTTCTCCAGGGTGTCGATGCCGGATGGCGTCACGACCAAGCGATGTCGACGGAGATCGTCCGGGTCGATCTCGCGGCGGACAAACCCCTTTGCCTCGAGGTTCCTGAGGTAGACCGTCACACTCGGCTTCGGCAGCGCGAGCCGGAGCGCCAGCTCGGCCGGATACCGACAGTCGTCGATTTCGCCGAGGACGAAAAACTCCTTCGCCTCCAACCCCACAGCCTCGATGTCGGGTGCGCACTCGTTCATGACGCGCGTGAGGACCTGATGATTGAGCGACCAGATTCGGGCGGCGTTCGACGCAGGCACAGGACCTCCTGACAGGTGCTACAGTTTCGTACTAGTTCAGAAATGAACAATCTGAGTTTCGAACAAGATCAAGTACGGAACATGTTACCCAGGGCTGTCCCCTGGAAAGGATCTACATCCCATGTCGAAAACACAGAACACCACGTTTTCCAACACCACCTTCGACCTCGCTGGGCAGTTACATGTTCCCGAGGATCTCGACGAGGGGTCGACGTATCCGGCCATCGTCATCTCCACCCCTGGGAGCAGCGTCAAGGAGCAGATCGGAGCGAACTACGGACGCACTCTGGCAGACCGCGGTTACACCGTCCTCGCATTCGACCCTGGCTTTCAAGGGCAGAGCGGGGGACAGCCGCGTGACCTCGAGAACCCCGCCGCACGCGTCGACGACATTCGATGTGCAGTCGACCACCTGACGACCCTCGATTACGTGGACAACGGCAGGATCGGCGCCCTCGGTATCTGCGCCGGTGGTGGGTACACAGTCACGGCCGCGATGACCGACCATCGGATCAAGGCCGTGGGAACCGTTGTGCCCGTGAACGTCGGCCGGGCCTTCCGCCAGGCCGACACCTCATCGAAACGTTCCGCGATCGCCATGATCGAGAGAGTCGGTGACAGCCGCACCGCCGCGGCCGCCGGCGAATCAATCGATCCCGGCATGTGGATCCCCGACACCGAGGAGCAGGCAAAAGCCCTGGGGATCAACGACGTCGACACACTGCAAGCGGTCCGCTTCTATCGCACCCCTCGCGGCTATAACGAGAACTCCACCAACCGCCGCCACTTCACCAGCGACGCCATGATGCTCGGCTACGACGCATTCCACCTCGCCGACGAACTCCTCACTCAGCCACTGCAGGTCATCGTCGGAGGTCGTCTCGGCACCACCTTCTCGTATGCGGACGGCCTCGCCCTGTGGGAGAAGGCGCCGAACGCCAAAGGCTTCCACGTCGTCGAGGGTGCGGGTCACTACGAGATGTACGACGAACCGGCGTACGTGCAGGAGGCAGTCGAGGTCCTCGACACCTTCTACAAGGGCACGTTGTCGTAGAGTCAGCCGCGTCGCGCGTTACTGAGGAGAATTCATGTATCGACCAACCGCCCGCGCCGCCGCCGCCTCATGGCTTGCCGGTACCGCAGCCGCACTCGTTGTACAGGGAGTCTTCCCGCAGCGATTCGCAGCGAGCACAGCGTGGGACTACAACGAAGGGTGGCAGCGCGAGATCGCGATCTGGAACCTCGGCACCCTGGTCGCCGGTGGCGTGATCGTTGCCGGACATGACGATCCCGTACGCGCCCAGCTGCGCGGACTCGCAGTGCTGTCCGCACTGTTCAGCGCCAACCATGCCGCCGCGGCCGTGCGGACGAACAAGCCAGGCAACTGGGCATGGGCGGTGATCAACGCCGGCGGTGTGATCACCAGCGTCGCCGGGCTCGCAAAGTCCACTCGGTAGGAAGCCCCCCGCACCCGCGCAGCCTTTCGTCCCCAGCCGGAGTCCGCTGACCCGGGCTGACCATTTTGACCAGAGTTCAGACGGGCTGCACCGATGGCCCATCAAGATGCCGAGGCCCGCCCGAGCGCGTCGAGCGTTGTGTCCAGCGCAGTCGCCAGGGCCTGCGTACTCCAGCAACAGTTCACCCTGAATGGCGGAAAGCAATGTAGCACTTCGCGCTTCGGCATCGATACCCGTCCCGGGGAACGCCGCGATCGATCAACCGACTGAGCGCGTCATAGATTGCGCTGTGCCACCGCAGAAAGCCTTCGACACCGACCCGGCGAGCCCAGTCCTCACCCTCGCGACAAGTCGATGGCCGCGAGCGACGCATCCACGTCCTGCGCGCCCAGCACCGCGCTGCGGACGATGTAGCCCTGACAGAAGGTGAGCATCGCCAGCGCCGTGGTCGGCGCAGTGGCGGGCTCTCGCCCCTCGGCGATGAGCCAGCGCTCGGCGGCGGCGGCGAACGCACGCTCGATGTCGCTCATCCGCCGCTGCACGATCTCCCGCATCGTGGGGTCAAAGGCCGCCTCGCCCCAGAACTGCACCACGGTCGCGAACGGGATGCCGGCCTGCTCCAGGCCGACCAGCCACCGCCGGACGACTTCGCGCGGCGAACGGGCCGGCTCGTCGTCCGGCATGGCGAGCAGGCTGAGCCGCTTCCCGATCACCTCGGCCGCGACCAGCTCGATGAGCTCGTCCTTACGCGCGAAGTGAGAGTAGACCGAGCCGGCGGACAGGCCGGCCTCCTCGATGATGTCGGCCATCGTCAGGTCGTTCAGCGCTCGCCGACGCAACACGCGCAGGGCGGCAGCGACGATCTCATCCCGACGTGCCTGGCGATACGCGTCACTCACTCGAGGCATACGACAAAGCCTAACCTAGGCTACTCTCCAAACAGAACCGTCATTCTGTTTAGGGAGCACCACCATGAGTAGCACCACCATCGATCGCACCCGTCCCACTGCCGCCATCGGTTTCGGACTGGTCGCCGGACTCGTCGTCGCGCTCGTGGTCCTGGCCTTCCTCTGGCCCATTGCCACCTCTGAGCCGCGCGACCTCCCGGTGGGCGTCGTCGGCGGGGCGCTTCCGCAGGGGGTCGAGCTGCCTGTTGACGCCACGTCCTACAACACCCGCGCCGACGCAGTCCAGGCCATCAAGGAGCGACAGGTGTCCGGCGCCTACATACTCGACCAGGCCGCGCCGGAGGTGTTGATCGCCGGGGCCGGTTTGGCGTCAGGCACCGCGGTCATCGAGAAGGTCGGTGCCCAGCTGACCGCCACCCAGGGAAAGACCCCGACCGTCACCGACGTGGTCCCGCTCGCCTCTGGCGATCCGACCGGCACCGGTCTCGGCGCAATGGGGTTCCCGCTGGTCCTGGGCGGCATCGTCGGCGGCGTCCTGGTCTCGTCGCTCGTCACCGGCCTGAGGCGCAGACTCCTCGCCCTCGGCGTGTACGGCGTCGCCGCCGGCCTCCTGGCCGCCGTGGTGACCGGACCCGTGCTCGGCATCGTCGCGGGCTCTTTCTGGGCCGACGCCCTGGTCCTCGGGGTCGCGATGCTCGGCACCGCCTCGACTGTTGTGGGCCTCAACGCGCTGCTCGGTGCCGCGGGTACCGGCGTGGGCGCCGCCATCACCATGCTGCTCGCGAACCCGATCTCAGGTGGGGCCACGCCGCACCAGTTCATCACCGGCCCCTGGGGCGAGATCGGCCAGTACTTCGTCCCCGGCGCCTCGCAGAGCCTCTTCCGTGAGGTCAACTACTTCCCCGATGCATCAACCCTGCACGAGTGGCTCGTCCTGATCGCCTGGATCCTCGGCGGCGTAACTCTTTCGGTCGCCGCCCATTTCCGGAGCTCGACACCGGTGGACGTCCCTGTCGACGAGCGCGAGGAGGCGCCCAGCATCGCCTGACGGCTGCCGCACCGTTCCGGTGAGGGCGTCGCCCGGTTTCAGTCGACCGTGTCCCCGCACAGAACGTCCAGGCTCTCCACCACGAGCCGAATCCTGTCGGGGCTCAGAAGGCGGAGTCGCCGACCCAGAACAGGTGTGATCCGCGCCCCGATGTCATCGGTCGTCTGCACACCGTGATCGGTCAGTCGGATCCGTGACCGGCGCGAGTCCGCGAGATCGATCTCCCGAGTCACCAGGCCCGAGTCGGCAAGCTTGGACAGTGCCCTGCTGAGAACGGACGGGTTGAGACCGAGGTCGCTCACGAGATCACCCGGACTGTCGACGCCCAACTTGACCGTGCGCAGCACCAAGAAATCCACGAGGTCCAGGTGTGCGGCGGCTGCGACGTGCACCCGGGCGTCGGCCACGACCAACTTGTTCAGTCGGTAGAGCGCATCGAGCAACTGCAGCTCGGGGGCGTCGGTGTCAGCCATGGGAGAAATCTAACATTCGATTATTATTGACATGCGTCAACTATTGCAGGTTGGGTATGGGTATGACTGAAGACAGCGCCACCACACCGGGCCGGATCGATTTTCACCACCACTTCATGCCGACCGCCATGCTCACCTCAGGTTTGTTCGGCGACACCACCGGCTGGAAATTCCGCGACGAGGACGCGTGGTCACCGCAGGTCAGTGTGGACTTCATGGATCGCCTGCAGATCGACACCGCGATCCTGTCCGTACCCAACGATGTGGAATCGCGACTGCCGGAGAACAAGCGGCATCACTTCGCTCGCGAGGTGAACACCTTGTCCCGTCAGGCGGCGGACGACCACCCGGGGCGCTTCGGGCTGTTCGCGCACCTACCGACCCCGACCGACACCGACGCCGCACTCGAGGAACTGACCTATGCATTCGACGTGCTCGGGGCCGACGGCGTCACCCTGACCAACGTCTACGGCACCGGCGATCAGGCCCGATCCCTGGGCGACCCGATCTTCGAGCCACTGTGGGCTGAACTCGATCGCCGCAACGCGCTGGTGTTCCTGCACGGCGAGCAGACGCCGGGCAGCAATCGGGCCCCGAGCAGGTTCTTACCCACCCCGATCAGTGAGACTCCGAACGAGACCTACAAAGGCGCAGCCGATCTGGTGACCAGCGGACGCAAACGGCAGTATCCGAACGTGCGGATCATCCTCGCCCATTCAGGGGGCAGCACGCCCTATCTGGCTGCCCGCGTCGCCGCTCTGTGCGCGTTCCATCTCGACTGCGAACTGACTGCAGACCAGATCATCGCCGACTTCCGGACGTTTTACTACGAGACCGCCCTGTCAGGATTCGAGACGAATCTGGTGGCGCTCGAGAACTTCGTCGACCCGAGCCACATTCTGTTCGGCACCGACTTCCCCGCCGCCAACCCGCGCACCGCCGGCTGGTTCACCGACAACGTCGACGAGTACTTTGCGACTCGTCCCGCAATGCTCGCGAAGGTCATGCACGACAACGCCTTCAGTCTCGTACCCCGGCTGACCGGCGGAGCCCCCGCGCACCGGTGAACCTCGACACCCGGCGGAGCCGTCAGGTCAGCGCGGGGTAGCGGGGGTCGGCGTCGGAGCGTGCCTCGTACAGGTCGAAGTACGTGGGAGCGATTTCGGCTGCCGATGTGCCGGGTTGTCCGGATCCGATCCACACGCTGATCGCGAGATGCGCTGCGTACACGCCGTGTTCAGAGAGCACGTTGTGCAGGTTGAGAACCCAGTTGCGCAAACCGGCTGAGGCGATGTTGATGTTCGCCATGGCCGGT contains:
- a CDS encoding MarR family winged helix-turn-helix transcriptional regulator, giving the protein MPASNAARIWSLNHQVLTRVMNECAPDIEAVGLEAKEFFVLGEIDDCRYPAELALRLALPKPSVTVYLRNLEAKGFVRREIDPDDLRRHRLVVTPSGIDTLEKALKILSARFDEWLARLDTSEQAELQRLLAKLLN
- a CDS encoding amidohydrolase family protein; amino-acid sequence: MTEDSATTPGRIDFHHHFMPTAMLTSGLFGDTTGWKFRDEDAWSPQVSVDFMDRLQIDTAILSVPNDVESRLPENKRHHFAREVNTLSRQAADDHPGRFGLFAHLPTPTDTDAALEELTYAFDVLGADGVTLTNVYGTGDQARSLGDPIFEPLWAELDRRNALVFLHGEQTPGSNRAPSRFLPTPISETPNETYKGAADLVTSGRKRQYPNVRIILAHSGGSTPYLAARVAALCAFHLDCELTADQIIADFRTFYYETALSGFETNLVALENFVDPSHILFGTDFPAANPRTAGWFTDNVDEYFATRPAMLAKVMHDNAFSLVPRLTGGAPAHR
- a CDS encoding GntR family transcriptional regulator; translation: MPPTDRAPGVYDTLLERIVSWDLPPGAVLSEIELADQLSVSRTPIREALARLRRDGLVTQSAGRSAAVAAVSAETAVELYQAREALESYALMLVAQTRVHDTFSEYVDRYRQLAESTEIAAEDVYALSGEFDAAVRAACNNAYLSRLLKELSVHTARLRNLARDNQDRLRRSVTQRMEVVAAVARGDGPEAARLDSLRLADSLAVVIDELLGTTQQPPRSEPLGRNLR
- a CDS encoding alpha/beta hydrolase — encoded protein: MSKTQNTTFSNTTFDLAGQLHVPEDLDEGSTYPAIVISTPGSSVKEQIGANYGRTLADRGYTVLAFDPGFQGQSGGQPRDLENPAARVDDIRCAVDHLTTLDYVDNGRIGALGICAGGGYTVTAAMTDHRIKAVGTVVPVNVGRAFRQADTSSKRSAIAMIERVGDSRTAAAAGESIDPGMWIPDTEEQAKALGINDVDTLQAVRFYRTPRGYNENSTNRRHFTSDAMMLGYDAFHLADELLTQPLQVIVGGRLGTTFSYADGLALWEKAPNAKGFHVVEGAGHYEMYDEPAYVQEAVEVLDTFYKGTLS
- a CDS encoding ParA family protein codes for the protein MGVHVVMNQKGGVGKSTLAMNLAAVKADVLTDPAGERGVSPVLAVSIDPQGSAVWWADRVADLPFRIAQAHDDVGMLGRLRNLPGVDHVIVDTPGWIGDTPGATDNGGTGYALDAVLGSADLVIVPIVPEPLAFDPTARTITKVIEPLGIPYVVVINDWDPRDGRSDLEQTQAFVRSRGWPLARSVVRHYKVHARAAAEGRVVTEYGSSRVALQAREDVQRLCLELEVGAK
- a CDS encoding MarR family winged helix-turn-helix transcriptional regulator, encoding MADTDAPELQLLDALYRLNKLVVADARVHVAAAAHLDLVDFLVLRTVKLGVDSPGDLVSDLGLNPSVLSRALSKLADSGLVTREIDLADSRRSRIRLTDHGVQTTDDIGARITPVLGRRLRLLSPDRIRLVVESLDVLCGDTVD
- a CDS encoding TetR/AcrR family transcriptional regulator, translated to MSDAYRQARRDEIVAAALRVLRRRALNDLTMADIIEEAGLSAGSVYSHFARKDELIELVAAEVIGKRLSLLAMPDDEPARSPREVVRRWLVGLEQAGIPFATVVQFWGEAAFDPTMREIVQRRMSDIERAFAAAAERWLIAEGREPATAPTTALAMLTFCQGYIVRSAVLGAQDVDASLAAIDLSRG
- a CDS encoding carboxymuconolactone decarboxylase family protein; its protein translation is MFAGTEDMYPALIGMVRAVFATPGIDARHREVIILRAACVLHAPYEWQANEQMARNAGLSTDEIEAISADGAVTGIADDYVLLCRAADEMYSSAASLTDSTLSALLATFGDVVTRKYIATIAWFSLLSLFLNSTRVPLETTDKIGDRTSPLG